CTGGGAGCAGGGTCTCCCAGGGGGTCCAGCCAGGGGGCTGCCAATCATGGCCTGAGTCCAGCCCTATCCGCTACCAGCGGGGCCTGAACAGTGGCACGGGCACTGGGCCCCCAGTCCTGTAAGCGCTGGGGGCACGTATGGAGACCACTCCACTCACTGGCTTCTTTCTAAAGCTTACTGTCAGTGGCTTCCTTTTATTGGAAGggtgtaaatttttttttgtccctgcctcatgtgggaccttagttcctggaccagggattgaacctgcggcccctgcagtggatgtaccaagtcttaaccacaggaccgcCAGGGGTGTCCCCGGTGAGCTTCCTTTTGTGACCTCCAGATGACGAGCTCCTCAGCCAGgtcagaaaagggaaaataaccCAGAAGCAATGCATCCAAGACCTCGAGTGGGCTGACCCAATGCAAACTGCCTGAGTGCAGACGGCTGGGGCCAGAGCAGTCATTCCAGCGGAATGATGTGTGATTAGATTTGTTACCAGCATACAGCTTTATTTAATCTTATTCCAAATTAGGGTAAACTCTGAAATATTCATTTAACTTAAAGATGCAGTCAATCAGCTGTAGCTTCATCAGGTTGGGAGCTAAGACCTGGGCACAGCACGAAGGTCACGGATATCATTAAAGTCATCAACTGTACCCAAAACCTAGAAGAAACCGTGTCTGAAACACACTGACTGGGAGGCGCAGCCCCTTGGGTCGCTGAACCCACAACAAGCAATGGGGTTATCACATGCCCGCGCCCCTCAGGAAGTTGACCCCGCAGTGGGGGCTCTCCTGGACTCAGTGGTTATGACCGCACTTCCACAGCCAGCGGTGCGGGGCTGTTCCAGGAACTAAGAGGCCCCAAGCCTCGGGACGTTGCTAACAAAGAAATAAGTAAGTAATGCTCAGATCACAAAGCAAAGTTTCGTCTGCAGTGATTTAATTCGACGCTGCTGCTGTCAGAAACGGCGTGTCTCAAAATGCTCTGCCTCCCCAGATCAGCACCTTCCAGTCCTTTCCTCATGTAACCCTGCCCCTTGAAGGCACATCGAGAAATTCTGCTGGGCACAGAGACAGCACGGAGACGTCAGAAGTCAGGACTCTCCGCGAGCCCGTTCCAAAGGGGGGACGAGCTCCCTGAACGCACGCAGCGGGCCCTGGGTAAGGAGGACACCCTCGCCGGGGCAGGAGCTCCAGTGCATTCGCTTTAACCAACACCGGCTTACGCTTGAGCACCTCCGGGACAACAACAGCCCCTGGAAGCCACCAGCAGGAGTCAATCCACGGCCATCTCTGCCCTCTCCGGCACGGCCAGGGGCAGCGTCGCTGTCAGTGCTGTGGGCGGACCTGCTTATTCTCATCCAACGCCAGGGGTGGGGAGTCTTCCCTGGAGAGGGCCCTGTGGCCTGGCTAAAGCCATCAGGCAGACAGCCTTCAGGCGGGTCACCTGTGACCCCTCTGCGTCTCTCAAGCTTCAGGAGAAGAGCACGATTTTCCGAGGCTCTACATCAAAACTCTTCTTTAAAAGCTACAAACTTCTGTCCAACAACGCTGTTGATTTCACAAACACAACCCCTTCTGTGGCAGGAACCAGGAATATCTTTGACCCCATGAGACTGTCGGGAGGTTCCACGCAGAACAGAGGGCCGCGCGTGCTGGGCggcagtgatcccatggaccccACGTTCCTCGGGAAGAGACCCACACCGCACACATCTCGTTAAAAAGTTCCCCTCGCTGGCAGGATAGATGTGGACGTGCCCAGAGGGGCTGCCCGCTCCCACGGGGGTGGTGATGGATCTGTCCTGATAAACTGTCCATCCCAGACCTCGGAGCCTGTCAGCACTGGGCACCCGGCCGTGCAGCCCAAGACCTGCTGACACCTGGTgccagccccctccctgccccggtCCCTGGGCACGCGCAGCAGTGTCTGAGGGCAGGAAGTGTGGTCACCGCCCCTCAGGGCAACGGCCtgacctctcccttctccagctggcccctggcacccgtGGACAAGATCACACGGAAAACACTGCCAGGGACCAGGAAACATATTTTGATATGGAACCAAAACAATGGGAAAAGCTGACATCAAGCCCGGGAGGAAGTGTGGGGCTTGTTGGCGTGAGCTCACAGGAGCGCTGGGGGACCCCACCCAAGGGGGCCTGGACTGGGTGACAGAGTGGGGCACTCAGCCCATGGAGCTGTCACCAAGACCCCTGAGCAGAGATGGGGCAGCACTGGTGCCTTCCATCACTGACAACCCCCAGAACCACGCGCATTCCCACGGGCACTCCACCACCGGGGCTTGAGAAAGCCGCCCCATCCACCTGGGGTCACCGGCTGAGCTGctcctccagaggctccaggGTGGAATCCTAACCACAGGACGGCAGCAGACCCCCGTGCCTGCAGGCTCAGTCTTTATAGGGGCCGTTAAGTTGGGGCGAGTCCCTGAAGCGGTCCCGTCCAATGACCGCAGGAGGGGCCAAACGCCTGGACCGTGGGCTCCAAGCCCCAGACTTCGAGGAACATCTGCTGTTTAAGCCGCCCTGTCAGTGGGGCTGGGTCCCAGCGGCTCCTGGAGATACGGGCTCAGGGTCTCCTTGCAAGCCCTTAGGACCTTCACACCAACGTCACCATGCGAGTTCACTGAAGCCTTGTTCTAAACTGGAGAAGAGTGCTTTGacgtattctttttttatttaaataataattataaagagCGTGAATAAAAATTCTTACATTCTAAAATGCCtccaaatggatttttttaaacccCCACATTCGTGAATGAACGTTCCAAGATACATGTTTTGACAGTAACTTTGGAAACGCCAGGTTTTTGAACTTTATGTGGATGCACTCTGAAGCCGGTCAAGAGCCGTCATGGCCCCTTGCCCCCTGGCTCTCGACTGCTACCCATGCTGGCGGAAAGGAAGCGTTCAGCTTTAGAAACTCACCCCTCACACTGCTTTTTTGCCACAGGCTTCTGTACAGGTTTGGCACCGAGAACTAAACTGTCCACTTACAGCTCTAACTACAGCTTTAGTTTAGAAAAAAGGGGGCTTCTGAAGAGAACACAGAAAGCTCTGTAACAAATAACACCCTGATTCACTCTCCTCAAGGTCTGGACAGGACGGCTGGAAGCCACGAGGCCGACGCGCAGTCCTGCCTCCAGAAGCAAACAGGAACAGCAACAAGCCTCGAACACTGAAACCACAGGCAGGAGCCTCTTCCTGGGAGGCAGCCACAGCCCATGGTAGAGCATGGGCCTCCAGGGAGGGCCTGTGCGCATGGCCGACACCTGACTGGAGTCCTGGGGCAGAAAGCACTCTGCTAGGGGTCATTAGTGGTCCACCTGCTGGGAAAGCtgtttagttaaaaataaaaaccccagGCTGGGTGAGGGGACCCAatggggcagcagcagcagccccaacaccgttaaaaagaaaaatcaacagccCAAGAGGCAGCTTGCAGCTCGGAGGAGCTGGGGCTCCCGCCAGGCGGCGGTCTCCAGGGAGGGGCACCGAGTCGCTCCCAAGCTGGCGGGGCTGGTGCAGGCGGGCGGGCTGCTCTGGGGAATTGTGAGCAGGGCCCCATCTGCGCCGACTGTGCAGTGACAGCAATTAGGTGTGAGCAGGGGAGGTGAAAACACAGACAGGAGCCGGGCCTGGCTTTACAGGgagcaaaacaaaaacccagcccACGTGTTCGTAAGTCCCAAGACGGCAGAGAATATGCCCGAAAGTCCCTCCAGCACCGGAGAGCACAGCCTCGTCTGGGCACTGGCCTTTAGGAAGGACAGAACATGTGAAGACGAGGTCTCTGGCCCTCAGCCCACGTGACCAAGTCCGGAGGAAGGGGGActcagacacagacacaggctAGAGAAGGCAGAGGGGTGCCAGGAGGCTgcggccccgcccgcccgccgctcACCTGGCGTAGGACGCGGGGGACCGTGGCCGGGCCCACGGGTACGGGTGCTGCGGCACCGAAAGGTACTGGTCGCAGAAGGCGCCCTTGCGGATGTGCTGGAAGGCCGCGAACTCCTCCGGCTGGAAGTCGGGCGTGGGCGGCGTGGTCCCCAGGTCCTCGCCCGCCGGCTCCACCTTGAGCGCCACCGCGGGCGAGTGGTCCAGCGTGGTCTTGCGGGCCTTGACCGGGACGCCGTCGCCCAGGTCCAGGCTGCTGTCGGTGCTCAGGGCGTTGATGGCGGCCACGATGGCCGAGCTGGTGTACTGCGTGGTGTTGCCCAGCCAGGTGTCGTCGGTGACGCTGACCCGCGGCGAGCCCTGCGGGGACGGTGTGGGCGAGGGGTGCGGGGAGCAGGACAGCTGCCGGCCGTTGAGCCCGTATTTGCGCTTGTTGCAGGGGGATGAGGGCCTGGACGTGCGGGCCCCCAGCCAGCTCTCCTCGGTGACGCTGGTGCGGGGGGAGGTGGAGGGCGAGTGGCGCGGGGACCCGAGCAGGCCGCAGGCCCCCAGGCCGCGGGGGAAGCCCTCCTCGGGGTCTGTGGTCTTGGGAGACACGCAGGGGGACTGCCAGGGGGACGTCTGCGGGGACGCGTACGGGTACGAGAAGCTGGACTCGTAGGAAGAGGCCTCAGAGTTGCAGCTTCGGGAGGACAGGCTGCTGGCGGGGCTCAGGCAGGAGGGGTCACGGTAGGCCTCCAGGCTGGGCAGGTTCAGCGTGGCCGTGGACGGGGACCGCTTGGGGAGGACGTCCTCCACGTCCACCTCGTGCAGGAACTGGCTGCTGCTGTGGTGCAGCCCCAGGTAGGAGGTGATCTCGATGCGCGGGCTCTCCAAGGCTGGTGCCCCGTTGGGCCGGATGCCGCCCGATGACAGGAAGTAGCCGGAGGGCCCGCTGTCCACTGCCCCGCCGTACCCCACAGTGGAGACGCCCGCGGCCGAGCTCTGCAGGTCGTGGCATGGAGCAGGCAGCGAGGGGTGTGCCGCAGAGAGGGGCAGGCCTGCACCCAGGCCGGGGGCAGCGTAGCCGTAGTGCtctggagggaagagggagatggtgagggcctGGACCAGGGGTGTGGGGCCCCCCACCTCTGACCCCGACCCCTCAGGCCACTGAGACGGGCCCCCCACCCGCAACCCTGACCTCCCGACCCCGCAGGCCACTGAGATGACCCCACTGCTCGCCCGCCCTGGCCTCCCCCTCAGGGCCCCTGCCCCTCTGGCCCTCCTCTCTCCACTCCAGCTGTGGCCTCACGCCCAGTCACGCGCCCACTGGGGCTTCCGTCTGCCCACACGTCCTTGCTGAAGAGCCGCACGCGGGGCCCCTTTCTTCTGCTTCTACTCAAACACTGCCTCCCCCAACCACCCTATCCCAATCCCAAGCCCCCAGCCCGGCACGCACGTCACCCTCTCCACTTTATTTCCCCCCCGGAACGCTGATCATCCATCGTGTCTTCCACCAGAGGAAACCACGGGTTTCAGGGTGGGGGTGTCAGAGCCACCCCAGTGCGCCCTGTGGTCCACTCCTGTTTCCAGTCCAAACGGTGCTGGTTTGTTCAATGAACAGATGGACGGGGTTTAGACCCAGGGTGTCAGATCCTGGGACCGGGACGTTTAAGGATGTTGTAACAGACTGATCACCAGACACAAAGAAAGCACTGAGGTGAGCACACAGTCTTCCGGGCCTCTCACCCAGCCTCTGACAGCGACTTGGGGCCCAGGAATCCTTTCAGCAGAAAAGCGAAGCAGAGGGTATTGATGTACAACCATAATTTAGCTCTTTACATGTTAATTATACCCTCAGTAAAATATGTGTAAGAAATCATTACTAGCGTAATTAGTCATTTTTAGCAGCAAACCACACGCCTGGATTTCCGATTTGAACAGACGGTTCAAAACTGCTGGTTCCTCGTGACCGCAGCCTGGAGCCGAGTCTCCCAAGGTCTCTGAATAATGGAGCCACTTGAGGAAACCCTACACCACCTCCCCGGCCCAGCGCACCAGCCCGGGGAGACGCTTCATCCAGCCTCCAGGCTTCTGAACCTGCCTGGACAGACCCTAGAGCTCAGGGGCCTCGAACCGCAGGCTCAAACACCACGGATTTACCAACGACAACGGGTCCAGCTTCCCACATCAGGGGAGATCTATTTCCATTCTCGCTTATTTCAGAAGGAGCCTGCGACCACCCTCTGGTAACCCAGGCCCTTACCACCCTTGCTAGTGAGGAGCTCTGGCTTTTACACTCTGAAGTACCGTCCCATAAAACATTGTTCTCAGCTGCCCTCTAACAGGGCAGGCCAGGAGAGCACGCAGGCCCGCCCTTCCCCCAGGTCTCGCAGGCAGCCTATCTTTCGGGGAGAAGGCGTCCAGATGCTCAGAGTCGCTGCTGGAATCTAAATGGCCCCGGAGCGAGGCTGAGCGGGACGAGAGCGGGAAACTGCAGCTGAGGGAATCGAAGCTCCAGGGtgcggggaggaggcgggggtggggggggggtaaGCGGATATGCAGACACCCCCCCCCACTCCACCAGCCccgccatccccacccccacccacccccacactcCCGAGGGGGATGGATGGACCCTCCTGGGGCTGCCAGGCAAAGCTGCCCTCAACCTCCTCACACCAACACCCGCAGTCTCACCGACACTTCAACACAAAAACCATGGTGAGAATCAGATTACCATCTTTGTAAAAATCTCCAGGAAGTTAACCCTGCAAAGGCATGTCCAGAAGAGGCGGTCAAGACTTCTGAGAAGCAGCTGGCCGGGGGGCTACAGGTCAGGCCGCTGAGGCCCTGGAAGACCCACCCACCCTGCAGGGAGCGCTCAGGACAGGTGTGGACACACCCACCTCAACCTGGGCCGGCGGAGGTCCTGGAAACAGAGGGGCCGGGGCAGCAGGTAGGGGCACCTCCCACAGGAGGCCCCGGGGCCCCTTTGAGGGTCTGACCCTCAGGGCAGGACCGACTGGACAGTGGCGTCAGCCGGAATCCTCGTTACTACAAGAGCCTAAGCACGGCTCTGTGGTTCTTCCCAAAGGCAGGCGCACCCAGCAGGACCAAGGGCCCCTTCTGGCCACAGAGCGGTGCACACCACGTGGACGTCCCAGCCTTGTACACAGACCTCCGACTCGGAGGGTCCCCTTCACCATGGCCCAACTCTCCAGACTATTCGGACCAGAGCTGCTCgtccagaaaacaaacaaccgtTCCCAGTGCTGGTGAGGCTTCAGGCAAGAAGTCAGTCGTCAACCAGTCCAACTAAAAGCAGGCCGGCCAGCCAGGCTGGAGTGTCCAGCAGTACCACCTGGACAGTGAGATGCGATGAGGACTGTGATCGACGAGCGGAATATCAACAAATCGTGTTACCCGTGAACATGGCAGGGATTTCTCAACACGTGGCTGTGCCGTGTTCGGTGTGTCCCCAGACCACGGGTGAGTCACGAAGACGTCGCGGGGGTCAGTGAGGACGGGCCTCCTCTCAGGCGGGTCTCTCGACCGCTGGCGCAGCACCTGGCTCCATCTCGGGGAGTGGGGTCGCCcaccctggcccctgccccccacccacacacgGGCCCCTCTGCCAGCGTGCTGGTCACACGTTGCCCTGAAGCAGAGGGACAGGCCAGCCTGGCCCAGCACCTCGGGGGACCCttcccaggggcagcagctgctaGGCGAGCGCACTCCAGCGCCTCCATGACGTCCGTCCTGGAGGTGGCCCCACCCGGGTGGCCAGGACACCACGCAGGCCCCCCGGGGGGCGCAGCCCCCAGGCCTGGCTGCTCCGGGAGGAGTGACCGTGCCCCAAACCGGATGCCTCACTCTGGGGCCACCGTggctcacagactgcagcactcaGAGAAGAAGGGACTTCATTTTAAAGACAAGTTGCCAACTCCAGGAGGGGAGCCCTAGCAGGAAGCGCACACAGCACGCAAACCAGGCGCGGAGGGCTGGCAGGCCACTTGCAGCTCCCAGAGCCTGCGGGGCCTTGACGGGGTCTAGGGAACAGATCCCAGGCTGCCCGCTCCGCCAAACAGTATGATGCAAATCTGCCATTTATTTCAGGACTTACGGCTGATCCGACCCCTGAACTGCCATTTGTTGGCAGGAAGGCAATTCCAAGAATTCGAAGGACAATCCTGCAGTTAGCAGAGCGAGCCCCGGCCCCACCACCGCCTGCCCACAGGACTCGCCACGGCCTGTGGCCCGATGGGGAGACCGGCGCAAGGGTCAGACCCCCAGAGCCTCCCAGGAGGGCCACTGTTTAACCCAGGTCTGTAGAGAACCACGGCTCagtgaggaaaagaaaggcaTGAGCCTTTATTAGAACACAAACAGGACCCCCTCTGCACGAGTTTTCCTTTAATAAACTATGAGGCGAAACTCCTAAGTGCCTGAACTTTGTTCTGAGCTCAGCCGGAGCCTGAGACGAAGACCTCCCTTGCAGGACCAAACACCCACAGGTTGCTGCCAGCCGCCCGGGCCTGCCCGCCCTGGGGGGCATCTCCCTGCTCCCCCCCGCCCCATTCCCACCCAATTTGGGCTTATTTCCCACCTGAACCGTATTCAAATCTGAGTTCTTTAACTATTCAAAGGGATTATATTTACATGGGATGGAAATATTTTCAGCGACTTTCTTAAAATCCTGAGATGCCCAGGCTGATTCACGTCACGTCAGGCAGCACCAAAGGGCTCGGCACCCACGACTCTGTCACCACCTCCGGAGCCTGGCTGCCCACCAAGGAGGGTCATTAACTTACAGCGCATAAGTCTAGGCAAATACCAGGAAGAGTCTATTCAAGAAGCCTTAACGTAATGGACATTCATAAAACCGTCCCTCATCTCTGAAGACACACACAGCCTCGCCTCCAGGGCCGACCCCGACCTCTTGGTGGACACAGATGGATGCCCGCGTGGACCCAGGGGACAAAGTGTAGCTCTCGGCCCGTCCAGTGCCCACGGTGAGCTCCACCCGTAGCACGCCCAACAGGCCAGCATGAGCAGGAGTGTTTCCTCTCATTCTGAAAAACCACTGATTCCAGAACCACTCAGTTGTGCTAGATCTGAACAACCGGTaccctgcctgcagtgcaggagaccctggtttgatccctgggttggaaacatcccatggagagagaacggcaacccacgccagtattcttgcccggagaatcccatggacggaggagcctggccagctactaTCCTCCCGGTCGCAAAGAACAGACACgtttgagcaactaacacttcactgtACGCTCAACAAAAAAGTTGCCTGGTGTACCTCCACTACGGCCAACTGCGTCCTGGCAGGCTCCTGACTGCTCAGGCCCTCCCTGCCAGTGAGGTCAGGACCGCTCGCCCTTCCCGGGGAGCGGCAGGGACGCGGATGCACTGCCGGACGCGCTCCCCCACACCCACCGTGGCTGCATCGACACAGCACCTCGCTCCCCGTCGGTCACAGACCCTGAGAGGGAACGCGACACGCGacgtttgtttttcattttaaggaaCATCCCCTTCAGCATTTGCTGGGGTTGAACCGCAGGACACGAAGCTAGAAATAGAACTGGAAGCAGCCTGGcagccaggccaggcctcccGACGCCTCGCCAGGCCTCCTCTCCCCGTGGCAGGCGCGGCCCCACAGGGCTAGATTATAGCTTCGCTATAAGGCAGTGgagacaaaacaaagcaaaacaaagccaCTCCTCGCCAGGACCTTTCTGTGGAGAGCCGCTGACTGAGCAGGGGCGGCCTGGCCCGCGGGTGACGGACAGACACGTCTTTGAGGGCCAGTCAGCCACCTGCAAGGCAGACGTTTCCAGAGGCCGAGCAGCCGGCCGTCTCAGCCTCCCGAGGCCCGCGGCTCCGAAGCCCAGCCTCGCGCCTCAGGTCTTCCCCGTCCAGGCCCCTCGTCTAAGGGTCCAAGACATCCCCAGGCCGACTCGCCCCAGCCGCTTCCTCCGACAAACTCCACGGAGGACTAACACATCCTCTGGACGAAGACGCCGGCGGAGTGTCTCTGGAGGTCTGAGCCAGCCGAGGGCGCGGGCCCGCCGGCTGGAGGCGCAGGTGCGGCGCTCGGCCTGCGTGGCCCCGGGTTGGCCGGCACGCTGGGCTCTGGGCCCGAGGCCCGGAGGGCTGCGAGCGAGCAGGACACGTGGGCCTCTGGGGTCTCGAGGCCACCACCAGCACTGAGAGGGCACTGAGAATAAAAACTCCCAAGTCTTCCTTTTCTCAGGAAAGGTCCCCTTTCACGCAACAACCGTGAGCCCCCACCAGGCACGGGCGAGGGACCCGCCCCCAGGCGGCCAGGAGGCCCCGCCCATTTCCTCCTGCGTTGCCACGGTGACAGCCCCAGCTGGGCGGCCAAAATAACTTAGAAAACAGGAGCCCGGGGCGGGAAGCGGGGCCACGCCCGCCCGGCCCGCAGCAGAGCAGCTATTTCCTGAGACCCAGAgggaagcagcagcaggaagcctcCCCAGGAGGGAAGCCCCCCGCCAGCCTCCTCCCCAGTGGGGCCAGGGCAGCCCCTGTTGGGCAAACAACACCCTGCCCAGACCAGGGCgggttatttttaaaactccGCTTGCTTTCTTCCAACAAATGGTGACTGACTATCGGCACCTGCCAAGCTCGCTGCACATAAGGAAccccagcacccaggcctcctcGAACGCGGGGGTGTCACTCACTCTAGAGCAAGAGGTGGCATGAGCGACAGGTGACAGGTGAGAAGATGCCACTCTCACTCAGAATGGTGAGGGTGAGGGGCcctgtggtcagggaaggctgagTCCTTTTGAGAAAGTGCCCATTTTGGGCTGAGTATAAATCCCCTCCCAAGCTCTGTCACCTCACTTCACAATCAACCTCAGAGTTGGTCAGTCATTCACTTATTTCTGTCCAAGTTCATCCCAGAAATAATGTGAAGTCATTTCTGTCACCCATTCAGAGCTGAAAAATTTAATATAACAGTGTAACCATTAACAATAATTACAGTTTAATGTTAGTATTTAATAAGAACAAGAAGACTGCACTTTATTCATAGCTTCTGAAActtagaagcaaccaagatgtccttgggtaagtgaatggataaactgtgatcCAATCCAGACGAGATGTTATTCAGCACTAGAGCCATCAAGTCAGGAAGAGGCCTGGAGGAGACGCAAGGTGAGTGCCACTGAGGGAAaggagccaatctgaaaaggccgCACCCTCTGCGTCCAGCGTCCCAACTGTAGGACACTCTGGGAAAACTAGGGACACAGTGACCAGGTCAGTGGTCGGGGGCCGGGGAGGCGGGATGAACAGGGGTGGGGCAGCAAAAGCGCTCTGAATGACCCCACTATGGTGGACACATGTCATTACACATTCATCCAAACCCACAGGATTAAACACCCAGAGGGAACATTATGTAAACTACAGACTTTGGGTGATGATGTGTCCATGTAGGTTCATCGACTGTAACAAACGTTCCATCTAGGGGAGATGTCAATAGTTGGGGGGCTGTGCCTGTGGGTGCAGGGGGTACACAGGAAATCTCCATACCTTCCTCTCAATTCTGCTGTAAACCTAAACCTGTTCTAAAATAGTCGTAATAAAAAGTATGAGTGTCTCTCACATAGATAGATAAAAAGGGATGCTTTCTTCTAATGCCATGACAAGGTGAAGGCACCACCTCGTCTCTGCCCAGAGCTCTCTCCAGCTGCCTGATGCCCCTCCACCAAGGCCCGGTGAATGCTGGGCCCCAGGTGCCGTATCCCGGAGGCATTCCTGCAGGAGGCTTTCCTGGGACTGTGGTCCCtggaggctggggtgggtgggggtatCCACTTGACAACGATGCTGAAGGAGCACCTTGAGAATGTTGCTCAGCTTGCCGTCCGGGGAGCAGACATGCGCAGAGAGCTAGGGGGGTGCGAGGCCTTCCCCCGACTCCAGGGGACTCCCAAGCACAGGCCTCTGCGCTGACCAGGTTAGCCTTCTGGGGCGGCACAGCCTGAGGGCACAGGATGCGCGTGGCACTCTGTCCCCACCCGGCTTTCACCCCCTGGAGCGGCCAGGGGAGCAGTTCACACATCAGGCCTCTCATCAGATACATCTGCTAAGGAGACTGGAAAGGGGGCTGGATACCCAGGGAGAACGCATGCTGGTGGAAACAGCCCAGACAGCCTAGCCAAGACCTGCTTCCAGACAGCCAAACCCAAGCGCATCCAGAAGGCCTGCGGAGCCCGCTCCTCCACCTCGAGCCCCACATCTGTTCAGAAAACTGCCACGCTCTCCCACCCTCGCCTGCCTTGGCTGCCACCCACCCAAAGGCCTGGGGACCCacagcccaggaagaggaaaagggaggCCATCCAGGGAGGACTGATTCAGGCCACACTGGCCTGGTTggaacatttgtttttttaaaaaacgagCAGGACGCTGCAGTTTTAAAAGAGGGGTGGTGAATGATACGGAAAATATTATACAGTCATTGCAGAGCTGGGCACCCAACGGTGCCAAGCTGCTGGGCTCAGCTTCACCACTTCCCCGCCACGTGGGCAGGGCCAGAGAGAGTGTCCTgaagacaaacaaaaaaggaggctgacaggggacacaagagacagGTGGGGGGCCAGGCTGCAGGGAGGGGCTCCGGGCTCCATCCACTTGG
The Capricornis sumatraensis isolate serow.1 chromosome 21, serow.2, whole genome shotgun sequence genome window above contains:
- the NFATC1 gene encoding nuclear factor of activated T-cells, cytoplasmic 1 isoform X2; the protein is MTGLEEDQEFDFDFLFEFNQSDEGAVAAPAEHYGYAAPGLGAGLPLSAAHPSLPAPCHDLQSSAAGVSTVGYGGAVDSGPSGYFLSSGGIRPNGAPALESPRIEITSYLGLHHSSSQFLHEVDVEDVLPKRSPSTATLNLPSLEAYRDPSCLSPASSLSSRSCNSEASSYESSFSYPYASPQTSPWQSPCVSPKTTDPEEGFPRGLGACGLLGSPRHSPSTSPRTSVTEESWLGARTSRPSSPCNKRKYGLNGRQLSCSPHPSPTPSPQGSPRVSVTDDTWLGNTTQYTSSAIVAAINALSTDSSLDLGDGVPVKARKTTLDHSPAVALKVEPAGEDLGTTPPTPDFQPEEFAAFQHIRKGAFCDQYLSVPQHPYPWARPRSPASYASPSLPALDWQLPSHSGPYELRIEVQPKSHHRAHYETEGSRGAVKAPAGGHPSVQLHGYVESEPLTLQLFIGTADDRLLRPHAFYQVHRITGKTVSTASHEAVVCSTKVLEIPLLPENSMRATIDCAGILKLRNSDIELRKGETDIGRKNTRVRLVFRVHIPQPNGRTLSLQVASNPIECSQRSAQELPLVEKQSAASGPVLGGKRMVLSGHNFLQDSKVIFVEKAPDGHHIWEMEAKTEGDLCKPNSLVVEIPPFRNQRITSPVQVNFYVCNGKRKRSQYQHFTYLPANGNALFLTVNAANEPTGCFS
- the NFATC1 gene encoding nuclear factor of activated T-cells, cytoplasmic 1 isoform X1, with the protein product MPSTSFPVPSKFPLGPPVAVGGSGETLGPSAPAGGTMKSAEEEHYGYAAPGLGAGLPLSAAHPSLPAPCHDLQSSAAGVSTVGYGGAVDSGPSGYFLSSGGIRPNGAPALESPRIEITSYLGLHHSSSQFLHEVDVEDVLPKRSPSTATLNLPSLEAYRDPSCLSPASSLSSRSCNSEASSYESSFSYPYASPQTSPWQSPCVSPKTTDPEEGFPRGLGACGLLGSPRHSPSTSPRTSVTEESWLGARTSRPSSPCNKRKYGLNGRQLSCSPHPSPTPSPQGSPRVSVTDDTWLGNTTQYTSSAIVAAINALSTDSSLDLGDGVPVKARKTTLDHSPAVALKVEPAGEDLGTTPPTPDFQPEEFAAFQHIRKGAFCDQYLSVPQHPYPWARPRSPASYASPSLPALDWQLPSHSGPYELRIEVQPKSHHRAHYETEGSRGAVKAPAGGHPSVQLHGYVESEPLTLQLFIGTADDRLLRPHAFYQVHRITGKTVSTASHEAVVCSTKVLEIPLLPENSMRATIDCAGILKLRNSDIELRKGETDIGRKNTRVRLVFRVHIPQPNGRTLSLQVASNPIECSQRSAQELPLVEKQSAASGPVLGGKRMVLSGHNFLQDSKVIFVEKAPDGHHIWEMEAKTEGDLCKPNSLVVEIPPFRNQRITSPVQVNFYVCNGKRKRSQYQHFTYLPANGNALFLTVNAANEPTGCFS